The following coding sequences are from one SAR86 cluster bacterium window:
- a CDS encoding RNA methyltransferase, whose product MNKKNNIDIEFILVEPSHPGNIGACARAIKNMSFKKLALVNPRKEISEEAFHRAKGAKDILENATIYDSFEEALKEKNLIFATSARERTISWPTFSVHKIDDEVKNEIRSLKSKTAVVFGREDNGLSNKELQKCHYHLIIPANDEYSSLNLSHALQIVSFELMKIVTSESKFMPDEKEFVTSEENEQLILHLMEVLKKIDFYDPKSSKQVKVRIERLIKKSRLDKLEMGILRGFLSKIMDFEK is encoded by the coding sequence ATGAATAAAAAAAATAATATCGATATCGAATTTATTTTAGTTGAGCCTTCTCATCCAGGAAATATAGGCGCTTGTGCAAGAGCTATTAAAAATATGAGTTTCAAAAAACTTGCCTTGGTAAACCCAAGAAAAGAGATAAGCGAAGAAGCTTTTCATAGAGCTAAAGGAGCTAAAGATATTTTAGAAAATGCTACGATTTATGATTCTTTTGAGGAAGCCCTAAAAGAAAAAAATCTCATCTTTGCAACTAGTGCAAGAGAAAGAACAATCTCTTGGCCAACATTTTCTGTTCATAAAATTGACGACGAAGTAAAAAACGAAATTCGTTCTCTTAAGTCTAAAACAGCAGTGGTTTTTGGGCGTGAAGACAATGGATTGTCTAATAAAGAACTTCAAAAATGTCACTATCATTTGATAATCCCTGCAAACGATGAATACTCTTCATTAAATTTATCACATGCACTTCAAATAGTTTCTTTTGAATTAATGAAGATAGTTACTTCTGAAAGTAAATTTATGCCAGACGAAAAAGAATTTGTAACTTCTGAAGAGAATGAACAATTGATTTTACACCTGATGGAAGTATTAAAAAAAATTGATTTTTATGATCCAAAGAGTTCAAAGCAAGTTAAAGTTAGAATAGAAAGATTGATCAAAAAATCTAGATTAGATAAATTAGAAATGGGCATTCTTAGAGGATTTCTTTCTAAGATTATGGACTTTGAAAAATGA
- a CDS encoding TonB-dependent receptor — protein sequence MRCVLGFLIILSLSIFSQEEEIIVIAERGWVFTPSVDNLSEEDISEINSHHFKELLNLSSGTWISRGSGQESLISIRSPVLTGSGACGSFLIIEDEIPIRPLGFCNVNNLFEVSGNLSSEIQVIKGASSAVFGGNALHGLINLKSITFEGQNSIGFEIDKNNSLRSKFINRKNNILAFGLELDSDKGFRKGSGYDQQKFVLKTENRYNDWSMESLISITNLNQETAGYIDSYEHPRRLENQNLEAYRDANSIRLNTKFSKQFDEVTLTLNPYVRKSSMEFIQHYLPGKPIEKNGQQSLGLFFKTLGYEIKKNTFNFGAQFEVADINLDEFQPNKLTTSSAFNNAVRPKGFHYNFEVLTSLVAVFLNHNYKLNDEISFFSDLRIELLNYNYDNLMNDGRLRDDGTSCGFGGCFYSRPSDTDLNFLDNSYRFGVERKLINGSLFFQFSTGHRPPQINELFRLQKGQTLADLDSEEMDSLEIAFINEGETSRNQIVFYYSKKNNYIFKDASSNMILGGRSRHRGLELKGSKFLNSKFSLKYAFNLTEHLYDFTNSSIGIYSGNDIDTSPNFFGSVFFNYELNEQINFQIEQEFMDEYYMEPSNLYIYKGHNLTNVRSSYEVNKNLSLNFSVINLFDKAYAERADYSSFSGERFFPGIPLKWRFAINYKYN from the coding sequence ATGAGATGTGTTTTAGGATTTTTAATAATTCTTTCTTTATCTATATTTTCTCAAGAAGAAGAAATTATTGTCATTGCTGAGAGGGGTTGGGTATTTACTCCTTCCGTAGACAATCTTTCAGAAGAAGATATCAGTGAAATAAATTCTCACCATTTTAAAGAATTACTAAATTTATCTTCTGGAACTTGGATCAGCAGAGGGTCTGGTCAGGAAAGTTTAATCTCAATTAGATCGCCAGTCTTAACTGGTTCAGGTGCCTGTGGATCTTTTTTGATAATTGAAGACGAAATACCTATTCGACCTTTAGGTTTTTGCAATGTAAATAATCTGTTTGAGGTTTCAGGAAATCTTTCTTCCGAAATACAGGTCATCAAGGGAGCATCTAGTGCAGTATTTGGAGGCAACGCATTACATGGATTAATTAATTTAAAATCTATTACATTTGAAGGTCAAAATTCAATTGGTTTTGAAATAGATAAAAATAATTCCTTAAGATCAAAATTTATCAATAGAAAAAATAATATTTTGGCCTTTGGCTTGGAGTTAGATAGCGATAAAGGATTTAGAAAAGGTTCTGGTTATGACCAACAAAAGTTTGTGCTTAAAACGGAAAATCGTTACAACGATTGGTCGATGGAAAGTCTAATAAGTATCACAAACTTAAATCAAGAAACTGCAGGTTATATTGATTCTTACGAGCACCCTAGGAGACTTGAAAATCAAAATCTTGAAGCTTACAGAGATGCAAATTCTATAAGATTGAATACAAAATTTTCAAAACAATTTGACGAAGTAACGCTCACACTTAATCCTTATGTTAGAAAAAGTTCTATGGAATTTATTCAACATTATCTTCCTGGAAAACCAATCGAAAAAAATGGTCAACAAAGTTTAGGCTTATTTTTTAAAACTTTAGGATATGAAATCAAAAAAAATACCTTCAATTTTGGAGCACAATTTGAAGTTGCTGATATAAACCTTGATGAATTCCAGCCCAATAAACTTACCACTAGCTCTGCTTTCAATAACGCTGTTCGTCCAAAAGGATTTCATTACAATTTTGAAGTACTAACTAGTTTGGTTGCTGTCTTCTTGAATCATAACTACAAATTAAATGACGAAATATCTTTTTTTTCTGACTTGAGAATTGAATTACTAAATTACAATTACGATAACTTAATGAATGATGGCCGTCTGAGAGACGATGGCACTTCTTGTGGATTTGGCGGTTGTTTCTACTCCAGACCTTCGGATACAGATTTAAATTTTCTTGACAATTCTTATAGGTTTGGAGTTGAGCGAAAATTAATCAATGGAAGTCTTTTTTTTCAATTTAGCACTGGACATAGACCTCCACAAATCAATGAATTATTCAGATTGCAAAAAGGCCAAACCTTGGCTGATTTAGACTCTGAAGAAATGGATTCATTAGAAATTGCTTTTATTAATGAAGGTGAGACTTCTAGAAATCAAATAGTTTTTTACTATTCAAAAAAGAATAATTACATTTTTAAGGATGCATCTTCCAATATGATTTTAGGGGGTCGTTCTCGACATAGGGGATTGGAATTAAAGGGATCAAAATTTTTGAACTCTAAATTTTCTTTGAAATATGCTTTTAACTTGACAGAGCATCTTTACGATTTTACTAATTCCAGCATAGGAATTTATTCAGGAAACGATATAGATACGTCTCCAAATTTTTTTGGAAGCGTTTTTTTTAATTACGAATTAAATGAGCAAATTAATTTTCAAATTGAGCAAGAATTTATGGACGAATATTATATGGAACCTTCAAATCTCTATATTTATAAGGGGCATAATTTGACAAACGTAAGATCTTCTTACGAAGTAAATAAAAATCTAAGCCTTAATTTTAGTGTTATTAATCTTTTTGATAAAGCTTATGCTGAGCGCGCGGACTACTCGTCTTTTTCAGGAGAAAGATTTTTTCCAGGAATTCCTTTAAAGTGGCGCTTTGCCATAAATTATAAATACAATTAA
- a CDS encoding bacteriorhodopsin-like, producing MEYVLATNDYVGISFWLATAIMLASTVFFFVERADVKGKWKTSLTVAGLVTGIAFWHYLYMRDIWVMVGDTPTVYRYIDWLITVPLQIIEFYLIVAAVTTISAIIFWKLLTASILMLVFGYLGETGLMDVTIGWILGMIAWLYIIYEIFFGETAAANAGSGNAASQQAFTTIKWIVTVGWAIYPLGYAIGYFGGGVDANSLNIIYNLADLINKTLFGLAIWAAAKADSESSSESSY from the coding sequence ATGGAATATGTTCTAGCTACTAACGATTATGTTGGTATATCTTTTTGGCTAGCCACAGCTATTATGCTTGCATCAACTGTATTTTTCTTTGTTGAAAGAGCAGACGTTAAAGGTAAGTGGAAAACTTCTTTAACTGTTGCAGGTCTAGTTACTGGTATAGCTTTCTGGCACTACTTATACATGAGAGATATTTGGGTAATGGTAGGTGACACTCCTACTGTCTACAGATACATTGATTGGTTAATTACAGTGCCTTTACAAATAATTGAATTCTATTTGATTGTTGCTGCGGTAACGACAATTAGTGCAATTATTTTCTGGAAGCTTTTAACTGCTTCTATATTAATGTTAGTTTTCGGTTACCTAGGAGAAACTGGTCTTATGGACGTCACGATCGGTTGGATTTTAGGAATGATTGCTTGGCTTTACATTATTTATGAAATATTCTTCGGCGAAACTGCTGCTGCAAATGCGGGAAGTGGTAATGCTGCAAGTCAACAAGCTTTTACAACCATTAAATGGATTGTGACTGTTGGTTGGGCTATTTACCCACTGGGATATGCAATTGGATATTTCGGCGGTGGTGTAGATGCGAATTCATTGAATATCATCTACAACTTAGCAGATTTAATTAATAAGACCTTGTTTGGTTTAGCTATCTGGGCTGCTGCTAAAGCAGACTCGGAAAGTTCTTCAGAGAGTTCTTACTAA
- the secD gene encoding protein translocase subunit SecD gives MRFQVWKTLLVFFIVSFGIVFFLPNIFPPDPSVQITTSSVNDGFSDEFLNNLEENINRSGLNSKSFEKNEKSILIRTNSYQDQLELKDYLQDELNENFIVALNLAANTPNWLKSLNAKPMKLGLDLRGGVNFLMEVDTNLLIETKLESAAAVLRNNLREERIKTDLFKLSSKEIQVVLRNENSAEDLEEIISEIGSLDIELKEPLTYSLSFSSEEIEETIDYAVLQNLTTLRNRVNELGVSEPVVQREGEKRISVQLPGIQDTAEAKKIIGKTANLEFRLEAKDNALASRTDNFLYRGIQTRLDKKIIISGDRVSDASVGFDENGFPQVNISLDSDGGAQMHRATRNNVGTRMAVLFVEKKSSAGQEGGVVSVENYYEKRVISLATIQSALANQFRITGLDSPAEASELALLLRAGALAAPMNFVEEGTIGPSLGADNIELGINSLILGLSLVLIFMIFYYKVFGFLANLAVVLNLILIASIMSILSATLTLPGIAGIVLTIGMAVDANVLIFSRIREELKRNVKPLEAISSGYDRAFITIVDANLTTLIVALILYIVGTGPVQGFAITLSVGILTSMFTAILFTRMLVFFIYGKRKNLEKIWI, from the coding sequence GTGCGATTTCAAGTCTGGAAAACTTTACTAGTCTTTTTTATAGTTTCATTTGGAATCGTTTTCTTCCTGCCTAACATTTTTCCGCCTGATCCTTCTGTTCAAATTACCACCTCAAGTGTAAACGATGGATTCTCTGACGAATTCTTAAACAACCTAGAAGAAAATATAAATAGGTCAGGACTTAATTCAAAGTCTTTCGAGAAAAATGAAAAATCCATCTTGATAAGAACAAATAGTTATCAGGATCAACTAGAGTTAAAGGACTATTTGCAGGATGAATTAAATGAAAATTTTATTGTTGCTCTTAATTTGGCAGCAAATACTCCAAATTGGCTTAAATCTTTAAATGCAAAGCCTATGAAACTAGGTCTTGATTTAAGAGGCGGGGTGAATTTTCTAATGGAAGTAGATACAAACTTATTGATTGAAACTAAGCTGGAGTCAGCTGCTGCAGTTTTAAGAAACAATTTGAGAGAAGAGAGAATAAAGACCGATCTTTTCAAGTTAAGCTCTAAAGAGATTCAAGTTGTTCTAAGAAATGAAAATAGCGCAGAGGATTTAGAAGAGATAATAAGTGAAATAGGCTCGCTAGATATTGAACTTAAGGAGCCATTAACTTATTCACTAAGTTTTTCTAGTGAAGAAATTGAAGAAACTATTGATTATGCTGTTTTACAAAATTTAACCACCTTAAGAAATAGGGTAAATGAATTAGGGGTTTCAGAGCCGGTAGTGCAAAGAGAAGGAGAAAAAAGAATTTCCGTTCAGCTTCCAGGTATTCAAGATACTGCAGAAGCAAAAAAAATAATAGGTAAAACCGCCAATCTAGAATTTCGTCTTGAAGCAAAAGATAATGCATTGGCGTCAAGAACTGATAATTTTTTATACCGTGGCATACAAACGAGGCTAGATAAGAAGATTATTATCTCAGGAGACAGAGTTTCAGACGCAAGTGTTGGCTTCGACGAAAATGGATTTCCTCAAGTAAATATTTCTCTTGATTCAGATGGTGGGGCCCAAATGCATCGCGCGACGCGAAATAATGTGGGAACTAGAATGGCTGTGTTGTTTGTGGAAAAAAAATCTTCAGCAGGCCAAGAGGGTGGCGTAGTTTCTGTCGAAAATTATTATGAAAAAAGAGTAATTAGTTTAGCGACTATTCAATCAGCTTTGGCTAATCAATTTAGAATTACAGGTTTAGATTCTCCAGCAGAAGCATCAGAATTAGCTCTTCTTTTAAGAGCAGGTGCTCTTGCCGCTCCGATGAATTTTGTTGAAGAGGGAACCATAGGGCCTTCGTTAGGGGCCGATAACATTGAGCTTGGAATTAATTCTTTGATTTTGGGTCTCTCACTCGTACTTATTTTTATGATTTTTTATTACAAAGTATTTGGATTTCTCGCCAATCTAGCAGTGGTATTAAATTTGATTTTGATTGCTTCAATAATGTCAATTTTATCAGCTACTTTAACTTTACCTGGAATAGCTGGAATAGTATTAACTATCGGTATGGCAGTAGACGCAAATGTATTGATATTTTCTAGGATTAGAGAAGAATTAAAACGTAACGTAAAACCTTTAGAGGCAATTTCGTCAGGGTATGATAGAGCGTTCATTACAATTGTTGATGCTAATTTAACAACATTGATAGTTGCGTTAATTTTATACATCGTCGGTACAGGTCCAGTGCAAGGTTTTGCAATTACTTTATCTGTGGGAATTTTAACCTCAATGTTTACTGCAATACTATTTACTAGAATGTTGGTTTTTTTCATTTACGGAAAAAGGAAAAACTTAGAGAAAATATGGATTTAG
- a CDS encoding MATE family efflux transporter → MNYQTDSEELSENIETVSSPETLSIWGLAWPSILANILFAAAGVVSIKAVGILGTEAVAAVGTGQRILFVIQSIIMAVSTGTAALVARAFGSANYKEAAQVLLDSLWIGVILSILAAASMWLYGESIISFFGLDPESKKLAVIYIKYTMLFSAAFSSSFIFSSALRAAGDAKTPLAIMIFQNLLNIYLLIGLVNGQFGFPEMGVVGASYAWGISFTVGTGVYVIMWLSKMTLIPLPSLKNIIYDRLRKIFKISLPATLESGVFQSGLLFYFWIISLYGTEPSAAYNIGINILMLSFMIGQGFSVAGATLTGQFLGANNPREAKRSGWRSAGLSIISMGFVGLLIAIFSNEISRFLVDDDEVVRLTVIFVWFLGSMQPLMAIEFAIGGALRGAGDTKSPLVITLIGLVFFRLSIALLFLLFNLPVEYIFASLMIDYLVKAILFAYRFNSGKWIKINI, encoded by the coding sequence GTGAATTATCAAACAGACTCCGAAGAGTTATCGGAAAATATTGAAACAGTATCTAGTCCTGAGACTTTGTCTATCTGGGGACTGGCTTGGCCTTCGATACTGGCTAATATTTTATTTGCCGCTGCAGGAGTAGTTTCTATAAAAGCAGTCGGCATCTTAGGCACAGAAGCAGTGGCGGCTGTAGGAACTGGGCAAAGAATCCTCTTTGTAATTCAATCAATTATTATGGCTGTCTCTACTGGAACAGCTGCTTTAGTAGCTAGAGCTTTTGGTTCTGCTAACTACAAAGAAGCAGCACAAGTACTTCTAGATTCTCTATGGATTGGAGTAATTTTGAGTATTTTAGCTGCTGCCTCTATGTGGCTATATGGGGAATCAATAATCTCTTTCTTTGGATTAGACCCTGAATCTAAAAAATTAGCCGTTATATATATCAAGTACACGATGTTATTTTCTGCAGCTTTTTCAAGTTCCTTTATATTTAGTTCGGCGCTAAGAGCGGCTGGAGATGCAAAAACACCTTTAGCAATAATGATTTTTCAAAATCTTTTGAATATTTATCTTTTGATAGGTCTCGTTAACGGACAATTCGGATTTCCCGAAATGGGCGTTGTAGGCGCTTCCTACGCTTGGGGGATATCTTTTACTGTAGGTACCGGAGTATATGTAATTATGTGGCTTTCAAAAATGACCTTAATTCCCTTGCCATCTTTAAAAAATATTATTTACGATAGATTAAGGAAAATTTTTAAAATTTCTTTGCCCGCAACTCTTGAGTCAGGAGTTTTTCAGTCAGGACTTTTATTTTATTTTTGGATAATTTCCTTATATGGAACTGAGCCCAGTGCTGCTTACAATATTGGGATAAACATCCTGATGCTTTCCTTTATGATAGGCCAGGGATTTTCAGTAGCTGGCGCGACATTAACTGGACAATTTTTAGGAGCTAATAATCCAAGAGAAGCAAAGCGAAGTGGTTGGAGATCTGCAGGATTATCGATCATTTCTATGGGCTTTGTAGGACTTTTAATTGCTATATTTTCTAATGAAATATCAAGATTTCTTGTCGATGACGATGAAGTTGTAAGATTGACAGTAATATTTGTATGGTTTTTAGGCTCTATGCAACCTTTGATGGCAATCGAGTTTGCAATAGGTGGAGCTTTGAGAGGAGCTGGGGATACAAAATCACCATTAGTCATAACTTTAATAGGATTAGTATTCTTTAGGTTATCTATCGCTTTGTTATTTTTGTTGTTTAATTTACCCGTTGAATATATCTTTGCTAGTTTAATGATTGATTATCTTGTTAAAGCAATTTTATTTGCCTACAGGTTTAATTCTGGTAAATGGATAAAAATTAATATATAG
- a CDS encoding P-II family nitrogen regulator, which produces MKLMSIVVKPSKVEAVKSAISSVGVSGATILDARGFGSTKGHTDSYRGAQYQVDTNPKAMLQVACKDESVNDIVEAVRSVANTNTIGDGKIFITELLDVIRIRTGETGEGAINGEY; this is translated from the coding sequence ATGAAACTTATGTCAATTGTTGTAAAACCTTCTAAAGTCGAAGCAGTTAAAAGTGCTATATCATCTGTTGGTGTTAGCGGTGCAACTATCTTGGATGCAAGAGGTTTTGGTTCAACTAAAGGGCACACGGACTCTTATAGAGGAGCTCAATACCAAGTGGATACTAATCCCAAGGCTATGTTGCAGGTCGCTTGTAAGGACGAGAGTGTTAATGACATTGTTGAAGCGGTTCGAAGTGTTGCTAATACCAACACTATTGGTGATGGAAAGATTTTCATCACAGAACTTTTAGATGTAATACGCATTAGAACTGGTGAAACTGGTGAAGGTGCAATTAACGGAGAATATTAA
- the yajC gene encoding preprotein translocase subunit YajC: MNEIQIITAQSSSFLGPQLILIGGFFLFIYFLIIRPQNKRMKAQREMIENLSVGDEIVASGGLVGSILKISDNFLTIRANNSELIIQRSSVSSVLPKGTIKSL; the protein is encoded by the coding sequence ATGAATGAGATACAAATCATAACAGCGCAGTCGTCCTCTTTTTTAGGGCCTCAATTAATTTTAATTGGAGGGTTTTTCCTTTTCATTTATTTTTTGATAATCAGACCGCAAAATAAAAGAATGAAAGCACAAAGAGAAATGATAGAAAACCTTTCGGTTGGAGATGAAATCGTTGCTTCTGGCGGACTGGTTGGGTCTATATTGAAGATATCAGATAATTTTTTAACTATTCGAGCTAACAATTCCGAGTTGATTATTCAAAGATCTTCTGTAAGCAGCGTACTACCTAAAGGGACTATTAAATCTTTATAA
- a CDS encoding inositol monophosphatase — MQSKEPKVNIAIKAARLAAKEIHKFARRMDKVKIYEKGPTDFVTQVDEIAEKIIISTINDSFPESSFICEESGRSGPENAELVWVIDPIDGTTNFIHGFPYYSISIACYEKEILSHGIIYDITRDDEYYASKGKGAYLNQERLRVSKIKSLKNSLLCNSFHSGKIEPELNTLDVIRKLYSHNLTLRRTGSTAIDLAYVAAGRLDAFVGYGMKHWDFAAGNLLVQEAGGYVSNFFGEATVDNSHHLIAGNKNCVELILQDIKESFK; from the coding sequence GTGCAATCAAAAGAACCCAAAGTTAACATAGCCATAAAAGCTGCAAGATTAGCGGCTAAAGAAATCCATAAATTTGCTCGTCGAATGGACAAAGTAAAGATTTATGAAAAAGGTCCAACTGATTTTGTCACTCAAGTAGACGAAATAGCAGAAAAAATAATAATCTCAACCATTAACGATTCTTTTCCAGAGAGTTCTTTTATTTGTGAGGAATCTGGAAGATCAGGTCCTGAAAATGCTGAATTGGTTTGGGTAATCGATCCTATTGATGGTACCACTAATTTCATTCATGGCTTTCCATACTATTCTATTTCTATAGCTTGTTATGAAAAAGAAATCCTATCGCATGGGATCATATACGATATCACTCGAGATGATGAATACTATGCTTCAAAGGGAAAAGGAGCTTACCTAAATCAAGAGCGCCTTAGAGTTTCCAAGATTAAATCTTTAAAAAACTCTCTTTTATGCAATTCCTTTCATTCAGGAAAGATCGAGCCCGAACTTAACACCCTAGATGTTATTAGAAAGCTTTATAGTCATAATTTGACACTTAGAAGAACCGGGTCAACGGCAATAGATCTTGCCTATGTTGCCGCGGGAAGATTAGATGCTTTTGTTGGCTATGGAATGAAGCATTGGGATTTTGCTGCTGGGAACCTACTTGTGCAGGAAGCAGGAGGATATGTATCTAATTTTTTTGGTGAAGCGACAGTAGACAACTCACACCATCTGATCGCCGGAAATAAAAATTGCGTAGAATTAATCCTTCAGGACATCAAGGAATCCTTCAAATAA
- the secF gene encoding protein translocase subunit SecF, whose product MNIEFMRFRKIASTLSIILLIISIGSLAIKNLELGLDFTGGILLEIKLDQDIENLEEVRNLLAEEGIENFVLNFSGSQNDLSIKIPGGEDSSNNESLKKILKDNFSYNLRKEEFIGPQVGEELRDQGGLGLLIALLIMTIYIMFRFQYKFAVGAILALAHDVLIVLGFFSLLSIDFDLTVLAALLAVIGYSLNDTIVVSDRIRENFRKKRRAEATQLIDRSLNQMLGRTLITSLTTLLVLFALFIFGGDAIQNFSLALIIGVLAGTYSSIYIVCNVLISMNIIADDLAVRKAESYDDGMP is encoded by the coding sequence ATGAATATAGAATTTATGAGATTTAGAAAGATAGCTTCAACTCTTTCTATTATCTTATTAATTATTTCAATTGGTTCTTTGGCTATAAAAAATTTAGAACTAGGTTTAGATTTTACTGGTGGAATTTTATTAGAAATTAAATTAGATCAAGATATAGAAAACCTTGAAGAAGTAAGAAATCTATTGGCAGAAGAAGGTATTGAAAACTTCGTTTTAAATTTTTCTGGATCTCAAAATGACTTGAGCATAAAAATTCCTGGTGGAGAGGATAGTTCTAATAATGAGTCACTAAAAAAAATTCTAAAAGACAATTTTTCTTACAATTTAAGGAAAGAAGAATTTATTGGTCCACAAGTAGGAGAAGAGTTGAGAGATCAAGGCGGGTTAGGGCTTTTGATTGCTTTGCTAATAATGACTATTTATATAATGTTTAGATTTCAATACAAATTTGCTGTTGGAGCTATTTTAGCTTTAGCTCACGATGTTTTAATTGTGCTGGGGTTTTTCTCTCTTTTATCTATAGATTTTGATTTGACAGTATTAGCAGCATTGCTTGCGGTGATTGGTTATTCTCTTAATGATACGATTGTTGTATCCGATAGGATTAGAGAAAACTTTAGAAAAAAAAGAAGAGCAGAAGCTACACAATTAATCGATAGGTCTTTAAATCAGATGCTTGGCAGAACTCTCATCACATCACTTACAACACTTTTGGTACTTTTTGCATTATTTATTTTTGGCGGAGATGCAATTCAAAATTTTTCTTTGGCTTTAATAATTGGAGTGCTAGCTGGAACTTATTCTTCTATTTATATCGTGTGCAATGTTTTAATTTCGATGAATATCATTGCAGATGACTTAGCGGTGAGGAAGGCTGAAAGTTATGACGATGGTATGCCCTAA
- a CDS encoding ammonium transporter, translated as MEEIKFSLDTFYALMSGALVMWMAAGFTMLEAGLVQKKDVSEIVTKNLGLYSIACVMYLACGFILMYPGSALVDGVLPAIGTSWGLSTALPNEEIGIPYGMDYSQQADFFFQVVFVATAMSIVSGAVAGRMKLLPFYLFAIILTAFIYPIQGYWNWGGGFLSSGGYSDYAGSGTVHLCGAAAALAVVTILGPRKGKYNVDGSVNPMPGSNIPLAALGAWILWLGWFGFNGGSELIVSDEASAIAVSQVFLNTNMAAAGGVIAALLTSLFATGKMDVTMAINGAIAGLVAITAGPSAPSGGEAVFIGAAGGVLVYFSILFFDKTLKVDDPVGAISAHGTVGILGVMVVPFTSDASFLWQLYGVLAIGGFTYIASLIVTFIINVIMPIRATDEEQDAGLDSTEVGVSAYPEFSD; from the coding sequence ATGGAAGAAATTAAATTTTCATTAGACACATTCTATGCCTTGATGTCAGGTGCACTAGTTATGTGGATGGCTGCTGGTTTCACAATGCTTGAAGCCGGTTTAGTTCAGAAAAAAGATGTTTCAGAGATTGTCACAAAGAATTTGGGACTTTATTCCATCGCTTGTGTCATGTATTTAGCGTGCGGATTCATACTTATGTATCCTGGATCTGCTTTGGTAGATGGGGTACTTCCTGCAATCGGAACATCATGGGGGCTTTCAACAGCATTACCTAACGAAGAAATAGGCATACCTTACGGCATGGATTATTCTCAACAGGCTGACTTCTTTTTCCAAGTTGTCTTTGTTGCTACTGCTATGTCCATCGTTTCAGGAGCTGTAGCAGGTAGAATGAAACTTTTACCTTTCTACCTTTTTGCAATCATATTGACTGCATTCATCTACCCAATTCAAGGTTATTGGAACTGGGGTGGAGGATTCTTAAGTTCTGGAGGTTATTCTGATTATGCTGGATCTGGAACAGTTCATTTATGTGGTGCTGCTGCAGCATTAGCTGTAGTTACAATCCTTGGTCCTAGAAAAGGTAAATATAATGTTGACGGTTCAGTTAACCCAATGCCAGGATCTAACATTCCTCTTGCTGCATTAGGAGCTTGGATTTTATGGTTAGGTTGGTTTGGTTTTAATGGTGGATCAGAACTTATTGTAAGTGATGAAGCTAGTGCAATTGCAGTTAGTCAGGTGTTTTTGAACACTAACATGGCTGCAGCTGGTGGGGTAATTGCAGCATTGTTAACTAGTTTATTCGCAACTGGAAAAATGGACGTTACCATGGCGATCAACGGAGCAATTGCTGGTTTAGTAGCAATTACCGCTGGTCCAAGTGCGCCAAGTGGAGGAGAGGCTGTATTTATCGGTGCCGCCGGTGGAGTATTGGTGTACTTCTCAATACTTTTCTTTGATAAAACTTTGAAAGTTGACGATCCAGTAGGAGCGATTTCTGCTCACGGAACTGTGGGAATCTTAGGTGTAATGGTTGTTCCATTCACTTCAGATGCTTCTTTCTTGTGGCAGCTTTATGGAGTATTAGCTATTGGTGGTTTTACTTACATAGCAAGTTTAATAGTTACATTTATTATTAATGTAATTATGCCAATCAGAGCAACTGACGAAGAGCAAGACGCAGGTCTTGATTCAACAGAAGTTGGGGTATCAGCTTACCCAGAATTCTCGGATTAA